One genomic window of Mus musculus strain C57BL/6J chromosome 4, GRCm38.p6 C57BL/6J includes the following:
- the Pink1 gene encoding serine/threonine-protein kinase PINK1, mitochondrial precursor gives MAVRQALGRGLQLGRALLLRFAPKPGPLFGWGKPGPAAAWGRGERPGQVVSPGAQPRPVGLPLPDRYRFFRQSVAGLAARIQRQFMVRARGGAGPCGRAVFLAFGLGLGLIEEKQAEGRRAASACQEIQAIFTQKTKRVSDPLDTRCWQGFRLEDYLIGQAIGKGCNAAVYEATMPTLPQHLEKAKHLGLIGKGPDVVLKGADGEQAPGTPTFPFAIKMMWNISAGSSSEAILSKMSQELVPASRVALAGEYGAVTYRRSRDGPKQLAPHPNIIRVFRAFTSSVPLLPGALADYPDMLPPHYYPEGLGHGRTLFLVMKNYPCTLRQYLEEQTPSSRLATMMTLQLLEGVDHLVQQGIAHRDLKSDNILVEWDSDGCPWLVISDFGCCLADQHVGLRLPFNSSSVERGGNGSLMAPEVSTAHSGPSAVIDYSKADTWAVGAIAYEIFGLANPFYGQGSAHLESRSYQEAQLPEMPESVPPEARRLVRSLLQREASKRPSARLAANVLHLSLWGEHLLALKNLKLDKMIAWLLQQSAATLLADRLREKSCVETKLQMLFLANLECEALCQAALLLSSWRAAP, from the exons ATGGCGGTGCGACAGGCACTGGGCCGAGGCCTGCAGCTGGGTCGGGCGCTGCTGCTGCGCTTCGCGCCCAAGCCCGGCCCGCTGTTCGGCTGGGGGAAGCCCGGCCCCGCGGCGGCCTGGGGCCGCGGAGAGCGCCCAGGCCAGGTCGTAAGCCCCGGAGCACAGCCTCGGCCGGTCGGGCTCCCCCTCCCGGACCGCTACCGCTTCTTCCGCCAGTCGGTAGCTGGGCTGGCGGCGCGGATCCAGAGGCAGTTCATGGTGCGGGCCCGGGGCGGCGCAGGCCCTTGCGGCCGAGCGGTCTTCCTGGCCTtcgggctggggctggggctgatcGAGGAGAAGCAGGCGGAAGGCCGGAGGGCCGCCTCGGCCTGTCAGGAGATCCAG GCAATTTTTACACAGAAAACCAAGCGCGTGTCTGACCCACTGGACACTCGATGCTGGCAGGGCTTCCGTCTGGAGGATTATCTGATAGGGCAAGCCATTGGCAAGGGTTGCAATGCCGCTGTGTATGAAGCCACCATGCCCACGCTGCCCCAGCACCTGGAAAAGGCCAAACACCTTGGCCTTATAGGAAAGGGCCCGGATGTCGTCCTGAAGGGAGCAGACGGGGAGCAGGCTCCAGGGACTCCCACCTTTCCCTTTGCCATCAAGATGATGTGGAATATCTCG GCAGGTTCCTCCAGCGAAGCCATCTTAAGCAAAATGAGCCAGGAGCTGGTCCCGGCAAGCCGCGTGGCTTTGGCTGGAGAGTATGGAGCAGTTACTTACAG AAgatccagagatggtcccaagCAGCTTGCCCCACACCCTAACATCATCCGGGTTTTCCGCGCCTTCACCTCATCTGTGCCCCTCCTGCCGGGGGCCCTGGCTGACTATCCTGATATGCTGCCCCCACACTACTACCCAGAAGGCCTGGGCCACGGTCGCACACTGTTCCTCGTTATGAAGAA CTACCCCTGTACCCTGCGCCAGTACCTTGAGGAGCAGACTCCCAGTTCTCGCCTGGCTACCATGATGACCTTGCAGTTGCTGGAGGGCGTGGACCATCTGGTTCAGCAGGGCATTGCCCATCGGGATCTCAAGTCCGACAACATCCTTGTGGAGTGGGACTCAG ATGGCTGTCCCTGGCTAGTGATCTCAGACTTTGGCTGCTGCCTGGCTGACCAGCATGTTGGCCTGCGGCTGCCTTTCAACAGCTCCAGTGTAGAGCGTGGTGGCAATGGCTCCCTGATGGCCCCTGAG GTGTCCACAGCCCATTCTGGCCCCAGTGCGGTAATTGACTACAGCAAAGCCGATACCTGGGCTGTGGGGGCCATCGCCTATGAAATCTTTGGGCTTGCCAATCCCTTCTATGGCCAAGGCAGTGCCCACCTCGAGAGCCGCAGCTACCAGGAAGCTCAGCTGCCTGAGATGCCTGAGTCGGTGCCTCCAGAGGCAAGACGGCTGGTGAGGTCACTGCTCCAGCGAGAGGCCAGCAAG AGACCGTCTGCACGCTTAGCTGCAAATGTGCTGCACTTAAGCCTCTGGGGCGAGCATCTTCTAGCCCTGAAGAACCTGAAATTGGACAAGATGATCGCCTGGCTCTTGCAGCAGTCAGCAGCCACTCTGCTGGCtgacaggctgagagagaagagcTGCGTGGAGACAAAGCTGCAGATGCTGTTTCTGGCTAACCTGGAGTGTGAGGCTCTCTGCCAGGcagccctcctcctctcttcctggaGGGCAGCCCCATGA